The Schizosaccharomyces pombe strain 972h- genome assembly, chromosome: I genome contains a region encoding:
- the rmt1 gene encoding protein arginine N-methyltransferase Rmt1, protein MPGNTKKSADSGLTAKDYYFDSYSHWGIHEEMLKDDVRTLSYRDAIMQNPHLFRDKIVLDVGCGTGILSMFCARAGAKHVYGVDMSEIIHKAVQIVEVNKLSDRITLIQGKMEEIQLPVEKVDIIVSEWMGYFLLYESMLDTVLVARDRYLAPDGLLFPDRAQIQLAAIEDADYKSEKIGFWDDVYGFDFSPIKKDVWKEPLVDTVDRIAVNTNSCVILDLDLKTVKKEDLAFSSPFEITATRNDFVHAFLAWFDIEFSACHKPIKFSTGPFSRYTHWKQTVFYTHKDLTVKAGEYIRGTITCKPAEGNHRELDIDISYTFNPREPNREPVSEDLSYRMC, encoded by the exons ATGCCTGGGAATACCAAGAAAAGCGCGGATTCTGGCTTGACTGCCAAG GAtt ATTATTTTGACAG TTACTCTCATTGGGGAATTCATGAAGAAATGTTAAAGGATGATGTCCGTACGCTTTCCTATCGCGACGCAATCATGCAAAACCCACATCTCTTTCGTGATAAAATTGTTCTTGAT GTTGGATGTGGTACCGGTATTCTTTCCATGTTTTGCGCTAGAGCAGGCGCTAAACACGTATATGGT GTTGACATGAGCGAAATTATCCACAAAGCTGTACAGATTGTTGAAGTTAATAAACTTTCCGACCGTATTACTCTAATACAAGGCAAAATGGAAGAAATACAACTTCCTGTGGAAAAAGTAGATATTATTGTATCCGAATGGATGGGCtactttttactttacGAGAGCATGCTCGACACAGTTCTCGTTGCTCGTGACCGCTATCTTGCACCTGATGGTCTTCTATTCCCCGATCGCGCCCAGATTCAACTAGCAGCCATCGAAGATGCTGATTACAAAtctgaaaaaattggat TTTGGGACGACGTTTACggttttgatttttctcCCATAAAAAAGGATGTCTGGAAAGAACCTTTGGTTGATACGGTTGATCGCATAGCCGTCAATACCAATAGTTGTGTAATTCTTGATTTAGATTTAAAAACtgtgaaaaaagaagaccTCGCATTTTCCTCTCCCTTTGAAATAACCGCTACTCGCAACGATTTCGTTCATGCTTTCCTTGCGTGGTTTGACATCGAATTTTCCGCTTGTCATAAACCTATTAAGTTTAGTACCGGCCCATTCTCCCGTTACACTCATTGGAAACAAACTGTTTTCTATACTCATAAGGATCTCACTGTAAAG GCCGGTGAATACATTAGAGGTACAATTACTTGCAAACCTGCAGAAGGAAACCACCGCGAACTTGATATTGATATTTCATACACTTTCAATCCACGTGAGCCAAATCGCGAGCCTGTTTCAGAAGACCTTTCTTATAGAAT GTGttaa
- the rpl31 gene encoding 60S ribosomal protein eL31: protein MANTKKSAINQVVTRDYTIHMHKRLYGVSFKKRAPRAIKEIVAFAQKHMQTKEVRVDPSLNKEVWKRGIRNVPHRLRLRLSRKRSDEDDKALYTYVQAVDVANPKMETTVVEE from the exons ATGGCCAACACTAAGAAGAGCGCTATTAACCAAGTCGTCACTCGTGATTACACGATTCACATGCACAAGAGACTCTACGGAGTTTCTTTCAAGAAGCGTGCTCCTCGTGCCATCAAGGAAATTGTTGCATTCGCCCAAAAGCATAtg cAAACCAAGGAGGTCCGCGTCGACCCTTCTTTGAACAAGGAAGTTTGGAAGCGTGGTATCAGAAATGTGCCTCACCGTCTTCGCCTTCGTCTCTCTCGTAAGCGTAGTGACGAGGACGACAAGGCTCTCTACACTTACGTTCAAGCTGTTGACGTTGCCAACCCTAAGATGGAGACCACCGTTGTTGAGGAATAA
- the pet3 gene encoding phosphoenolpyruvate transmembrane transporter Pet3, with protein sequence METDPILKVEREPEFTPSPAPEAIVKDIEQGVAPVSQNEPDRPQHWITRVVIIVLIVLAWYFFSLLLSMMNKWIFSESKMDFQFPLFLSSCQMLVQMGFAKLTILAFPRYQPNKKDNFSWLEYFYRAGICALVTGLDIGLSNASLETITLSFYTMCRSSILIFVFFFSVIFRIEMFDWILLCITLVISAGVVLMVATETQFVLSGFLLVMASSVLSGLRWALTQKLLLDHPWTSNPFTSLFALTPLMFLFLLVAGLIFEGPVRFIESPAWKEFGPFMSVVILVPGTLAFFMVASEFGLIQKTSIVTLSVCGILKEIITIIASTLFYHDILLPINIVGLVITLCGIGVYNYYRITKGNKKEAEKEVEYIVLNENA encoded by the exons ATGGAGACAGATCCGATTTTGAAAGTCGAGCGAGAGCCCGAGTTCACTCCATCTCCGGCCCCGGAGGCTATTGTAAAGGATATTGAACAAGGAGTAGCTCCCGTATCACAGAATGAGCCTGACCGTCCTCAACATTGGATCACAAGGGTAGTCATAATAGTACTCATTGTGCTTGCTTG gtatttcttttctttacttcTTTCTATGATGAACAAGTGGATTTTTTCCGAATCAAAAATGGATTTCCAATTTCCTCTGTTTCTTAGCAGTTGTCAAATGCTCGTTCAAATGGGATTTGCAAAGCTAACCATTCTTGCATTTCCTAGATATCaaccaaacaaaaaagataatttttcttggtTAGAGTATTTTTATCGAGCGGGTATTTGCGCTTTGGTAACTGGTTTGGATATTGGGCTCAGTAATGCCTCATTGGAGACTATCACGCTGTCTTTTTATACCATGTGCCGCTCATCAattcttatttttgtattttttttctcgGTCATATTTCGTATTGAAATGTTTGATTGGATTTTGCTTTGTATTACCCTTGTTATCTCTGCAGGAGTTGTACTTATGGTAGCTACGGAAACACAATTTGTACTCAGCGGATTTCTTCTTGTCATGGCGTCTTCGGTACTTTCAGGTTTGCGTTGGGCTTTAACCcaaaagcttttgcttGATCATCCTTGGACCTCCAACCCCTTTACCTCTCTGTTTGCTCTTACGCCGttgatgtttttgtttttgctcGTTGCAggattaatttttgaaggacCTGTTCGTTTTATCGAATCCCCAGCTTGGAAAGAATTCGGTCCTTTTATGTCTGTTGTCATTCTTGTTCCAGGAACGCTTGCATTTTTCATGGTCGCTTCAGAATTTGGACTGATTCAAAAGACGAGTATTGTGACTTTAAGCGTTTGtggaattttaaaagaaattataacTATCATCGCTTCTACATTGTTTTACCATGACATTCTTCTTCCTATCAACATTGTCGGCTTGGTAATCACGCTTTGCGGAATCGGTGTCTACAATTATTATCGTATTACAAAgggaaacaaaaaagaagccgAGAAAGAAGTAGAATATattgttttgaatgaaaatgcttag